Proteins from a single region of Streptomyces spectabilis:
- a CDS encoding response regulator, which produces MNTPAAADRPPAERKAPIRVFLLDDHEVVRRGLRDLLEGEPDIEVVGDAGTGAQALVRGPALRPDVAVLDVRLPDGDGIRVCRELRSLMPDLACLMLTSFDDEDALLDAIMAGAAGYVLKQIKGSDLVTAVRTVASGQSLLDPATTARLMRSLRGPGDAPPPEDARIAALNDRERAILALVGEGLTNRQIGERLYLSEKTVKNHISRMLAKLGVERRVQAAVLAAQVTPPTAPRSRER; this is translated from the coding sequence ATGAACACACCCGCCGCGGCGGACCGACCGCCCGCGGAGCGAAAGGCCCCCATCCGGGTCTTCCTCCTGGACGACCACGAGGTCGTCCGCAGAGGGCTGCGCGACCTCCTGGAGGGCGAACCCGACATCGAGGTGGTCGGCGACGCCGGGACCGGCGCGCAGGCGCTGGTGCGCGGCCCCGCCCTCCGCCCCGACGTGGCGGTGCTCGACGTCCGCCTCCCCGACGGCGACGGCATCAGGGTCTGCCGCGAACTGCGCTCGCTGATGCCGGACCTGGCGTGTCTGATGCTCACGTCGTTCGACGACGAGGACGCGCTGCTCGACGCGATCATGGCGGGCGCCGCCGGGTACGTGCTGAAGCAGATCAAGGGCTCCGACCTGGTCACGGCCGTACGGACCGTGGCGTCCGGGCAGTCGCTGCTCGACCCGGCGACGACGGCCCGGCTCATGCGGTCCCTGCGCGGCCCCGGGGACGCGCCGCCGCCCGAGGACGCGCGCATCGCCGCCCTCAACGACCGGGAGCGCGCCATCCTCGCGCTCGTCGGCGAGGGCCTCACCAACCGCCAGATAGGCGAGCGGCTCTACCTCTCCGAGAAGACCGTCAAGAACCACATCTCCCGCATGCTGGCGAAGCTGGGCGTGGAGCGCCGGGTCCAGGCGGCGGTCCTCGCGGCCCAGGTGACGCCCCCCACGGCGCCGCGGAGCAGGGAGCGCTGA
- the cbiE gene encoding precorrin-6y C5,15-methyltransferase (decarboxylating) subunit CbiE yields MIRPDPAPPAPVAVVGLGADGWEGVPEAARDALRAADVLIGGPRQLALLPPDCGGERIAWPSPLRPAVPRLLAAHAGRAIAVLASGDPMFYGIGRALTEELGPGALRVLPHPSSVSYACARLGWPAEDVEVVTLVGRKPGRLAAALHDGRRLLVLSAGAATPAEVAALLRDRGFGPSRMRVLEQLGGPAERMTDAAAADAWALPPGDALNVVAVECRRAPDALRLGAVPGLPDAAYEHDGQLTKRHVRAATLGALAPAPGELLWDIGGGSGSIAVEWLRTHPSCRAVTVERDPVRAERIGRNAERLGVPGLGVVTGAAPAALGELPRPDAVFIGGGLTAPGLLDACWRALPAGGRLVANTVTLESEALLADAYRRHGGDLVRLAVAHAVPVGGFTGWRQAMPVTQWAVQKTADTADAAGTAGAEL; encoded by the coding sequence GTGATCCGCCCCGACCCAGCCCCACCCGCCCCCGTCGCCGTCGTGGGGCTCGGTGCCGACGGCTGGGAGGGCGTCCCGGAGGCGGCCAGGGACGCGCTGCGCGCGGCGGACGTGCTGATCGGCGGCCCCCGCCAGCTCGCGCTGCTTCCGCCGGACTGCGGCGGCGAGCGGATCGCCTGGCCGTCACCGCTGCGCCCGGCCGTACCGCGGCTGCTCGCCGCGCACGCGGGCCGCGCGATCGCCGTGCTCGCCAGTGGCGACCCGATGTTCTACGGGATCGGGCGCGCCCTCACCGAGGAGCTGGGCCCCGGCGCGCTGCGCGTCCTGCCGCACCCCTCCTCCGTGTCGTACGCCTGCGCCCGGCTCGGCTGGCCCGCGGAGGACGTCGAGGTCGTCACGCTCGTGGGGCGGAAGCCCGGGCGGCTCGCCGCGGCCCTGCACGACGGGCGCCGCCTGCTCGTCCTCAGCGCGGGCGCCGCCACCCCGGCCGAGGTCGCGGCCCTGCTGCGGGACCGCGGCTTCGGGCCCAGCCGGATGCGGGTCCTGGAGCAACTCGGCGGCCCGGCCGAGCGGATGACCGACGCGGCCGCCGCCGACGCGTGGGCGCTGCCGCCGGGGGACGCCCTCAACGTCGTCGCCGTCGAGTGCCGCCGCGCCCCGGACGCCCTGCGGCTCGGCGCGGTCCCGGGCCTGCCGGACGCGGCGTACGAGCACGACGGGCAGCTCACCAAGCGGCACGTCCGCGCCGCCACGCTCGGCGCGCTCGCGCCCGCCCCCGGCGAGCTCCTGTGGGACATCGGCGGCGGCTCCGGCTCGATCGCCGTGGAGTGGCTGCGCACCCATCCGTCGTGCCGGGCCGTCACCGTCGAGCGCGACCCCGTGCGGGCCGAGCGCATCGGCCGCAACGCCGAGCGGCTCGGCGTACCGGGCCTCGGGGTCGTCACGGGCGCCGCGCCCGCGGCGCTCGGCGAACTGCCCCGGCCCGACGCCGTCTTCATCGGTGGCGGGCTCACCGCCCCCGGGCTTCTCGACGCCTGCTGGCGGGCGCTGCCCGCGGGGGGCCGCCTCGTCGCCAACACCGTGACGCTGGAGTCCGAGGCGCTGCTCGCCGACGCCTACCGGCGCCACGGCGGCGACCTGGTGCGGCTCGCCGTCGCCCACGCCGTGCCCGTCGGCGGCTTCACCGGCTGGCGCCAGGCCATGCCGGTGACCCAGTGGGCCGTACAGAAGACCGCAGACACAGCAGACGCAGCAGGAACAGCGGGAGCAGAGCTATGA
- the cobM gene encoding precorrin-4 C(11)-methyltransferase: MTVYFIGAGPGAADLITVRGARTLAACRVCLYAGSLVPRELLAECPPDARLVDTARLDLDEIVAELTRAHEEGHDVARLHSGDPSVFSAVAEQMRRLDAAGVPYEVVPGVPAFAAAAAALKRELTVPTVGQTVILTRIAQRATAMPEGEDLATLGRSGALIVLHLAAGYVDRVVEELLPHYGADCPAAVVAYASRPEELVLRGTLDEIAGQVKAAGVVRTAVIMVGRTLGAEQFRDSHLYSAERDRHTC; the protein is encoded by the coding sequence ATGACCGTGTACTTCATCGGCGCCGGACCCGGTGCCGCCGACCTCATCACGGTGCGCGGCGCCCGGACGCTCGCCGCCTGCCGGGTCTGTCTGTACGCGGGCAGCCTGGTGCCGCGCGAACTGCTCGCCGAATGCCCGCCGGACGCCCGCCTGGTGGACACCGCGCGGCTCGACCTGGACGAGATCGTCGCCGAGTTGACCCGCGCCCACGAGGAGGGGCACGACGTCGCCCGGCTGCACTCCGGGGACCCGTCGGTGTTCAGCGCGGTCGCCGAGCAGATGCGGCGGCTCGACGCGGCCGGGGTGCCCTACGAGGTCGTCCCGGGCGTGCCCGCCTTCGCCGCCGCGGCCGCGGCTCTGAAGCGGGAGCTGACCGTGCCGACCGTCGGCCAGACCGTGATCCTGACCCGGATCGCGCAGCGCGCCACGGCCATGCCCGAGGGCGAGGACCTGGCGACGCTCGGCCGCAGCGGCGCGCTGATCGTGCTGCACCTGGCCGCCGGCTACGTGGACCGCGTGGTCGAGGAGCTGCTTCCGCACTACGGCGCCGACTGCCCCGCCGCCGTCGTCGCGTACGCCTCACGGCCCGAGGAACTGGTCCTGCGCGGCACCCTCGACGAGATCGCGGGGCAGGTGAAGGCCGCGGGCGTCGTACGGACCGCCGTGATCATGGTGGGGCGGACGCTCGGAGCCGAGCAGTTCCGCGACAGCCACCTCTACTCGGCCGAACGCGACCGCCACACCTGCTAG
- a CDS encoding cobalt-precorrin-5B (C(1))-methyltransferase has protein sequence MSSEAKGGRGAQLKHTGLRPGWTTGSCATAATTAAYTALLTGAFPDPVTITLPKGQTPSFALAAEELTAGRAMAGVVKDAGDDPDVTHGALIRATVRRLPAGSGVVFRAGPGVGTVTRPGLPLPVGEPAVNPVPRQLMRDHVARVAAAHGGSGDVEITVSVDHGEEIARSTWNPRLGILGGLSILGTTGIVVPYSCSAWIDSIRRGVDVARAAGRTHVAGCTGSTSERTVVAEYDLPEDALLDMGDFAGAVLKYVRRHPVDRLTVCGGFAKLSKLAAGHLDLHSARSQVDKGFLAALARRGGADEDLAERVATANTGLAALQLCAAAGVPLGDLVAREARDQALAVLRGAPVVVDVICVDRAGTVVGRSSPASG, from the coding sequence ATGAGCAGCGAGGCCAAGGGCGGCCGCGGCGCCCAACTCAAGCACACCGGTCTGCGGCCCGGCTGGACCACCGGCTCCTGTGCGACGGCGGCCACGACGGCCGCGTACACCGCGCTGCTCACCGGCGCGTTCCCCGACCCGGTGACGATCACGCTGCCCAAGGGGCAGACGCCGTCCTTCGCGCTCGCGGCCGAGGAGCTGACGGCGGGCCGCGCGATGGCGGGGGTCGTGAAGGACGCGGGCGACGACCCCGACGTCACGCACGGCGCGCTGATCCGGGCCACGGTGCGGCGCCTTCCCGCCGGGTCCGGGGTCGTCTTCAGGGCGGGCCCCGGCGTGGGCACGGTCACCCGCCCTGGCCTTCCCCTGCCCGTCGGCGAACCGGCCGTGAACCCCGTGCCCCGGCAGCTGATGCGGGACCACGTCGCGCGGGTCGCGGCGGCCCACGGCGGCAGCGGCGACGTCGAGATCACCGTCTCCGTCGACCACGGCGAGGAGATCGCCCGCTCCACCTGGAACCCGCGGCTCGGCATCCTCGGCGGCCTGTCCATCCTCGGCACCACCGGCATCGTCGTGCCGTACTCCTGCTCGGCGTGGATCGACTCCATCCGGCGGGGCGTGGACGTGGCGCGGGCGGCCGGGCGCACGCACGTCGCCGGGTGCACCGGGTCGACGTCGGAGCGCACGGTCGTCGCCGAGTACGACCTGCCCGAGGACGCCCTGCTCGACATGGGCGATTTCGCGGGCGCCGTCCTGAAGTACGTCCGCCGCCACCCGGTGGACCGCCTGACCGTCTGCGGCGGCTTCGCGAAGCTCTCCAAGCTCGCCGCCGGCCATCTCGACCTGCACTCCGCCCGCTCCCAGGTCGACAAGGGCTTCCTCGCCGCCCTGGCCCGCCGCGGCGGCGCGGACGAGGACCTCGCCGAGCGGGTCGCGACCGCCAACACCGGCCTTGCGGCCCTCCAGCTGTGCGCGGCGGCCGGGGTGCCGCTCGGCGACCTGGTGGCCCGTGAGGCCCGTGACCAGGCGCTCGCGGTGCTGCGCGGCGCGCCGGTGGTCGTGGACGTCATCTGCGTCGACCGCGCGGGCACGGTGGTGGGCAGATCGAGCCCGGCCAGCGGCTGA
- a CDS encoding cobalt-precorrin-6A reductase — translation MHILILGGTTEARRLAEHLADGAPRGLRVTNSLAGRVAAPRLPPGEVRVGGFGGPEGLAAWLRAHAVDALIDATHPFAGTISFNAARAAAAAHVPLLALRRPGWVPVAGDDWHAAASLEEAAELLPALGARVFLTTGRMGLAAFAALDRQWFLVRSVDAPEPPHPPRMEVLLDRGPFTLEGERELLRRHRVDVLVTKDSGGAATAPKLTAAREAGLPVVVVRRPPVPEGVPVVADPAAAARWLTDRLDRA, via the coding sequence GTGCACATCCTCATCCTCGGCGGGACCACCGAGGCCCGTCGCCTCGCCGAGCACCTGGCGGACGGGGCGCCGCGAGGGCTGCGCGTGACGAACTCCCTGGCCGGACGCGTCGCCGCGCCCCGGCTTCCGCCCGGCGAGGTGCGCGTGGGCGGCTTCGGCGGGCCCGAGGGCCTGGCCGCGTGGCTGCGCGCGCACGCGGTGGACGCGCTCATCGACGCCACCCACCCCTTCGCCGGGACCATCAGCTTCAACGCGGCGCGGGCCGCCGCCGCGGCCCATGTTCCCCTGCTGGCGCTGCGCCGCCCCGGCTGGGTGCCGGTGGCGGGGGACGACTGGCACGCGGCGGCCTCCCTGGAGGAGGCCGCGGAGCTGCTGCCCGCGCTCGGCGCCCGGGTGTTCCTGACCACGGGCCGGATGGGCCTCGCGGCCTTCGCGGCCCTGGACCGGCAGTGGTTCCTGGTCCGGTCCGTGGACGCGCCCGAGCCACCGCACCCGCCCCGGATGGAGGTGCTCCTCGACCGGGGCCCCTTCACCCTCGAAGGGGAGCGGGAGCTGCTGCGCCGCCACCGCGTCGACGTCCTGGTCACCAAGGACAGCGGGGGCGCCGCCACCGCGCCGAAGCTGACGGCCGCCCGCGAGGCGGGGCTCCCCGTGGTCGTGGTCCGCAGGCCGCCGGTGCCCGAGGGGGTCCCGGTGGTGGCGGACCCCGCGGCGGCGGCCCGCTGGCTCACGGACCGCCTCGACAGGGCCTGA
- a CDS encoding precorrin-2 C(20)-methyltransferase → MNGKLYGVGLGPGDPSLMTLRAVEVIAEADVVAYHSARHGRSIARSIAAKHLRADHIEEPLVYPVTTETTDHPGGYQGAMEEFYAESAARLAAHLDAGRTVAVLAEGDPLFYGSYMHMHKRLADRYDTEVIPGVTSVSAAAARLGTPLAEGEEVLTILPGTLPEEELTARLAATDAAVVMKLGRTFPKVRRALAGAERLDQARYVERATMAGERLAELADVTEDSVPYFSVAVLPSRVAALPVPGQGAAPAAEAAEAPARGEVVVVGTGPAGPLWLTPESRGALAAADDLVGYTTYLDRVPVRPGQVRHGSDNRVEAERAEFALQLARRGRRVAVVSGGDPGVFAMATAVLEAASEAAYADVRVRVLPGVTAANAAAARAGAPLGHDYATLSLSDRLKPWEVIAERLRAAASADLVLALYNPGSHSRTWQVGKARELLLEHRAPDTPVVVARDVGGSGERVRIVRLADLDPAEVDMRTILLVGSSQTRAVRRGDGAEIVWTPRRYPEA, encoded by the coding sequence GTGAACGGCAAGCTGTACGGCGTCGGGCTCGGCCCCGGCGACCCGTCCCTGATGACGCTGCGCGCCGTCGAGGTCATCGCCGAGGCCGACGTGGTGGCGTACCACAGTGCCCGGCACGGCCGGTCCATCGCGCGCTCCATCGCGGCGAAGCACCTGCGCGCCGACCACATCGAGGAGCCGCTGGTCTACCCGGTCACCACGGAGACCACCGACCATCCGGGCGGCTACCAGGGCGCCATGGAGGAGTTCTACGCCGAGTCGGCGGCGCGGCTCGCCGCGCACCTCGACGCGGGGCGCACCGTCGCGGTCCTCGCCGAGGGCGATCCGCTCTTCTACGGCTCGTACATGCACATGCACAAGCGGCTCGCCGACCGCTACGACACCGAGGTCATCCCCGGCGTCACCTCGGTGTCCGCCGCCGCGGCCCGGCTCGGCACGCCGCTCGCGGAGGGCGAGGAGGTCCTGACCATCCTGCCGGGCACCCTGCCCGAGGAGGAGCTGACCGCCCGGCTCGCCGCGACCGACGCGGCCGTGGTGATGAAGCTGGGCCGCACCTTCCCCAAGGTGCGCCGCGCCCTCGCGGGCGCGGAGCGCCTGGACCAGGCCCGCTACGTCGAGCGGGCCACCATGGCCGGGGAGCGCCTCGCCGAACTGGCGGACGTCACCGAGGACTCGGTGCCGTACTTCTCGGTGGCGGTCCTTCCGAGCCGGGTGGCCGCGCTTCCGGTGCCGGGCCAGGGGGCCGCGCCCGCGGCCGAGGCGGCCGAGGCCCCCGCTCGGGGCGAGGTCGTCGTGGTCGGGACGGGGCCCGCGGGGCCGCTGTGGCTGACGCCCGAGTCGCGCGGCGCGCTCGCCGCCGCCGACGACCTGGTCGGCTACACCACCTATCTGGACCGGGTGCCCGTGCGCCCCGGCCAGGTCCGGCACGGCTCGGACAACCGGGTCGAGGCCGAGCGCGCCGAGTTCGCGCTCCAGCTCGCCCGGCGGGGGCGGCGCGTCGCCGTGGTCTCCGGCGGCGACCCGGGCGTCTTCGCGATGGCCACCGCCGTCCTGGAGGCCGCGTCGGAGGCCGCGTACGCGGACGTGCGCGTACGGGTCCTGCCGGGTGTGACCGCCGCCAACGCGGCCGCCGCACGGGCGGGCGCCCCGCTCGGCCACGACTACGCCACGCTCTCCCTCTCCGACCGGCTCAAGCCGTGGGAGGTCATAGCCGAGCGGCTGCGCGCCGCGGCCTCGGCCGACCTGGTGCTCGCCCTGTACAACCCCGGCTCGCACAGCCGCACCTGGCAGGTCGGCAAGGCCCGCGAGCTGCTCCTCGAGCACCGGGCGCCGGACACCCCGGTCGTGGTCGCGCGGGACGTCGGCGGCTCCGGCGAGCGCGTGCGGATCGTCCGCCTCGCGGATCTGGACCCGGCCGAGGTCGACATGCGCACGATCCTGCTCGTCGGCTCCTCGCAGACGCGGGCCGTGCGGCGCGGGGACGGCGCGGAGATCGTCTGGACGCCGCGCCGCTACCCGGAGGCGTAG
- a CDS encoding precorrin-8X methylmutase — translation MTTESSENKTVTTYDYEKDGAAIYRASFATIRAEADLAALPADVSQVAVRMIHACGMVDLVRDLAHTPGVVARAREALRAGAPIFCDVQMVASGVTRKRLPADNDVLCTLSDPSVPELAAKLGTTRSAAALELWRDRLEGSVVAVGNAPTALFRLLEMIEEGAPRPAAVIGVPVGFIGAAESKDALAAHPSGLEHLVVRGRRGGSALAAAALNAIASEEE, via the coding sequence ATGACGACCGAGAGCAGCGAGAACAAGACCGTGACCACGTACGACTACGAGAAGGACGGGGCGGCCATCTACCGCGCGTCCTTCGCCACCATCCGCGCGGAGGCCGACCTCGCGGCCCTGCCCGCCGACGTCAGCCAGGTCGCGGTCCGGATGATCCACGCCTGCGGGATGGTCGACCTCGTACGGGACCTCGCGCACACGCCCGGCGTGGTGGCCCGCGCCCGGGAGGCGCTGCGCGCCGGGGCACCGATCTTCTGCGACGTGCAGATGGTGGCGAGCGGCGTCACGCGCAAGCGGCTGCCCGCCGACAACGACGTGCTGTGCACGCTCTCCGACCCGTCCGTGCCGGAGCTCGCGGCGAAGCTGGGCACCACGCGCAGCGCGGCCGCCCTCGAACTCTGGCGCGACCGCCTGGAGGGCTCCGTGGTGGCCGTCGGCAACGCGCCCACGGCCCTGTTCCGGCTCCTGGAGATGATCGAGGAGGGCGCGCCGCGCCCCGCCGCCGTCATCGGCGTCCCGGTCGGCTTCATCGGTGCCGCGGAGTCCAAGGACGCGCTCGCCGCGCACCCTTCGGGCCTGGAGCACCTGGTCGTGCGCGGCCGGCGCGGGGGCAGCGCCCTGGCCGCCGCCGCGCTCAACGCGATCGCGAGTGAGGAAGAGTGA
- the cobG gene encoding precorrin-3B synthase: MSTAPLRPSPQATAAPRDRGDACPGSLRLHAADDGALARVRLPGGVLTVRQAAALAAAARDLGDGELHLTSRGNVQLRGLADGCGADLAALLDAAGLLPSPGHERVRNIVASPLSGLDGRGEGDVRPWLTALDAALCASEAARALSGRFLFALDDGRGDVAGLDADVTVRAAAGGRAVLGLGTPHPALAVAAADAPRAALVAAEAFLHRVRESGTKAWRISELPLPPGALAAEVRRRLAAEGITAEPAVPEAPTGPAAPAESAESATPAGPAAPAKCVGSPAPAKPATSTAPAAPRVGGPPPGVIGSALSVHIPLGRLSGLQWRELTHVAAATQAGELRLTPWRGAVVPAPGLGPADAAAALARLFATGLVTEPDSPWLRVGACVGRPGCAKSRADVRADAARTLAAAGRAALPLYWSGCERRCGHPRGDRIDVVAAPGGGYDLSAVRGEQQTPGASVADPTHLATALAAFPPA; the protein is encoded by the coding sequence ATGTCCACGGCTCCCCTCCGCCCGTCCCCGCAGGCCACAGCGGCCCCACGGGACCGCGGCGACGCCTGCCCGGGCAGCCTGCGGCTGCACGCGGCGGACGACGGGGCCCTTGCCCGCGTACGGCTTCCCGGCGGCGTGCTGACCGTCCGGCAGGCCGCGGCGCTCGCCGCGGCCGCCCGGGACCTGGGCGACGGCGAGCTGCATCTGACCTCGCGCGGCAACGTCCAGCTGCGGGGCCTCGCGGACGGCTGTGGCGCGGATCTCGCCGCGCTGCTCGACGCGGCGGGCCTGCTGCCCTCGCCCGGGCACGAGCGGGTGCGCAACATCGTCGCCTCGCCGCTGTCCGGCCTCGACGGCCGGGGCGAGGGCGACGTCCGGCCGTGGCTCACGGCCCTCGACGCGGCGCTGTGCGCGAGCGAGGCGGCGCGGGCCCTCTCGGGCCGGTTCCTGTTCGCGCTCGACGACGGCCGCGGGGACGTGGCGGGGCTCGACGCGGACGTGACCGTGCGGGCGGCCGCGGGCGGCCGGGCCGTGCTCGGCCTCGGCACACCGCACCCGGCCCTCGCGGTGGCCGCGGCGGACGCGCCCCGAGCGGCGCTCGTGGCGGCCGAAGCGTTTCTGCACCGCGTGCGGGAGAGCGGCACCAAGGCCTGGCGGATCAGCGAACTCCCGCTGCCGCCCGGGGCGTTGGCGGCCGAGGTGCGGCGACGCCTGGCAGCCGAGGGCATCACGGCCGAGCCCGCGGTGCCCGAGGCGCCCACCGGGCCTGCGGCGCCCGCCGAGAGCGCCGAGTCCGCGACACCCGCCGGGCCTGCGGCACCCGCCAAGTGCGTCGGGTCCCCAGCACCCGCAAAGCCCGCCACGTCCACGGCGCCCGCGGCGCCCCGCGTGGGAGGGCCGCCCCCCGGAGTCATCGGTTCCGCCCTGTCCGTCCACATCCCCCTCGGCCGCCTCTCCGGGCTCCAGTGGCGGGAGTTGACGCACGTCGCCGCCGCCACGCAAGCCGGTGAACTGCGCCTGACCCCCTGGCGCGGCGCCGTCGTGCCCGCCCCCGGCCTCGGCCCCGCGGACGCCGCCGCCGCGCTCGCCCGGCTCTTCGCCACCGGCCTCGTCACCGAGCCGGACTCGCCCTGGCTGCGCGTCGGCGCCTGCGTGGGCCGCCCCGGCTGCGCCAAGTCCCGTGCCGACGTACGGGCGGACGCGGCCCGGACCCTCGCCGCCGCCGGACGGGCGGCACTGCCGCTGTACTGGTCCGGCTGCGAGCGGCGCTGCGGCCACCCGCGCGGTGACCGCATCGACGTGGTCGCCGCACCGGGCGGCGGCTACGACCTCTCCGCCGTCCGCGGGGAGCAGCAGACACCCGGCGCCTCCGTCGCCGACCCCACCCACCTCGCCACCGCCCTGGCGGCGTTTCCCCCCGCATGA